A stretch of Candidatus Poribacteria bacterium DNA encodes these proteins:
- a CDS encoding dienelactone hydrolase family protein → MQIYHACVLVLFFASLLFIGNVGADSIKSQLEASPRHGEWVKVTTPEGRVVNSFVVYPEVKEPATAIIVIHEIFGLTDWIRLVADTLAAEGFVAICPDLLSGMGPDGGGTESFDSGDDVRRTIRELSPSQVTSDLDAIEKYARALPSTNEKVAVSGFCWGGGQTFSYAVNSDTIAAGFVFYGRAAPTEDVPKISAPVYGFYGESDNRINATIDATKAAADAANVTYDPVIYEGVGHAFLRRGMAEDANEAQKAATKAAWARWVSLLQGL, encoded by the coding sequence ATGCAGATATACCATGCTTGTGTGTTAGTCCTCTTTTTTGCCAGTTTATTGTTCATAGGAAATGTAGGTGCTGATAGTATAAAATCTCAACTCGAAGCCTCACCGCGACACGGCGAATGGGTGAAAGTTACAACCCCTGAGGGGCGTGTTGTCAATTCATTTGTTGTGTATCCGGAGGTAAAAGAACCCGCAACGGCGATCATTGTCATCCACGAAATTTTCGGGCTCACCGATTGGATCCGGCTTGTGGCAGATACACTTGCTGCTGAAGGGTTCGTCGCAATTTGCCCAGATCTGCTTTCTGGTATGGGTCCCGACGGTGGCGGCACAGAGAGTTTCGACTCCGGGGACGATGTCCGACGAACTATCCGTGAACTCTCACCCTCGCAAGTCACATCCGATCTGGATGCCATCGAGAAATATGCCCGCGCCCTACCTTCAACCAACGAAAAAGTCGCGGTCTCCGGCTTCTGCTGGGGAGGTGGTCAAACGTTCAGTTACGCCGTTAATTCCGATACAATCGCCGCGGGTTTCGTGTTTTACGGTCGCGCTGCACCAACCGAAGATGTCCCCAAAATATCGGCACCCGTGTATGGCTTCTACGGAGAGAGTGACAACCGCATCAATGCCACAATTGATGCCACGAAAGCCGCTGCTGATGCCGCAAACGTCACCTATGACCCCGTTATCTATGAAGGGGTCGGTCATGCCTTTCTGAGGCGCGGTATGGCAGAAGATGCTAACGAAGCACAGAAAGCCGCCACAAAAGCCGCATGGGCGCGGTGGGTATCCCTCCTACAAGGACTCTAA